In one Nicotiana tomentosiformis chromosome 6, ASM39032v3, whole genome shotgun sequence genomic region, the following are encoded:
- the LOC138894526 gene encoding uncharacterized protein: MDERFLREEPGSSLLVHLKNEVSSVPKPSFEVISEITKSLETRFILVGSVIDVEMPETRRRGVICGVEPEKEEEGVRHTGGSGSGEAAEGLINLGKQADEPGSSVEETLADLLKKLSESYQPKKKGTPKATTSGTARANKKRKATPSKTSDIPLPRGRTTISKLKQSDEELQRALEESKKKRVDKGKEKRVETVELDEMELVHQSEKVAEVEVQTPKPNKAKTSSKKSSFVSKSAEPSIMAKRSRSAVKAKQVKITEEDNWSGEEEDGSDGEKDKLTRFGKRTILKGRLLKDLE, from the exons ATGGATGAGAGGTTTCTtcgtgaagaacctggttcatcattGCTGGTTCATCTGAAAAATGAG GTATCTTCTGTCCCAAAACCTTCATTTGAGGTTATTTCTGAGATTACTAAAAGTTTAGAAACTAGGTTCATCCTGGTTGGGTCTGTGATAGATGTAGAAATGCCTGAGACAAGAAGGagaggtg TTATTTGTGGAGTTGAGCCAGAGAAGGAGGAAGAAGGTGTCAGGCACACAGGGGGAAGTGGATCAGGAGAAGCCGCTGAAGGGCTAATAAATCTTGGAAAGCAAGCAGacgaacctggttcatctgttgaggAAACCCTGGCTGATCTCTTGAAAAAGTTAAGTGAAAGTTACCAACCCAAGAAGAAAGGAACTCCTAAAGCTACAACCTCTGGGACAGCAAGAGCCAACAAGAAACGAAAAGCTACTCCTTCTAAGACCTCTGATATTCCTCTTCCAAGAGGAAGAACTACAATAAGCAAGCTAAAGCAGAGTGATGAGGAGTTGCAGAGAGCTTTAGAGGAGAGTAAGAAGAAAAGGGTGgataaagggaaagaaaaaaggGTTGAGACTGTTGAGTTGGATGAGATGGAGCTGGTCCATCAAAGTGAAAAagtggcagaggtagaggttcagacCCCTAAGCCAAATAAAGCCAAGACTTCCTCAAAGAAGTCTTCATTTGTTTCTAAGTCTGCTGAACCATCTATCATGGCTAAGCGATCCAGGTCTGCAGTGAAAGCCAAGCAAGTTAAAATTACTGAAGAAGATAATTGGAGTGGTGAAGAGGAGGATGGTTCTGATGGTGAGAAGGACAAGCTGACAAGGTTTGGTAAAAGAACAATTCTGAAGGGGAGATTATTGAAGGACTTGGAATAA